One Phoenix dactylifera cultivar Barhee BC4 chromosome 8, palm_55x_up_171113_PBpolish2nd_filt_p, whole genome shotgun sequence genomic window carries:
- the LOC120111587 gene encoding proteinase inhibitor PSI-1.2 has product MACTRLPVVMLLLLTGTVLFGELQSSIGAVLCPQYCLDVDYMTCTSSGNKKLPSKCNCCLAPKGCTLHLSDGTELHCS; this is encoded by the exons ATGGCCTGCACTAGACTCCCTGTGGTAATGCTTCTCCTACTCACTG GCACAGTCTTGTTTGGGGAGCTGCAAAGCAGCATTGGAGCTGTGCTCTGCCCTCAATATTGCCTTGATGTTGACTATATGACCTGCACATCTTCTGGCAACAAGAAGCTGCCTTCAAAGTGCAACTGCTGCCTTGCTCCCAAGGGCTGCACCCTTCACCTCTCTGATGGGACTGAATTGCACTGCTCGTGA
- the LOC103704343 gene encoding coiled-coil domain-containing protein 130-like — protein MSSLAAARADNFYYPPEWTPKQGSLNKFHGQHALRERARKIDQGILIIRFEMPFNVWCGGCNSMIAKGVRFNAEKKQVGNYYSTKIWSFTMKSACCRHEIVIQTDPKNCEYVIIGGAQRKTEDFDIEDAETFALPADEERGKLADPFYRLEHQEEDLRKKKEAEPLLVCLQRVSDSKHSDDYNLNRALRARLRSQKRKVAEEEEHARELGLGIRLLPPSKEDAADAAAVKFSSKFDRNRREKRAAIKASSIFPESSSSVSGNKRVGLELKRRRIKAATASALLSGRFKPSSWQLSQRSVSGQNGISVASICK, from the exons ATG TCTTCTCTCGCAGCTGCCAGAGcagataatttttactatccACCAGAATGGACCCCCAAACAG GGTTCGTTGAACAAGTTTCATGGCCAACATGCCCTGAGGGAGAGAGCAAGAAAGATAGACCAGGGCATTCTAATTATACG atttgAGATGCCATTCAACGTCTGGTGCGGTGGATGCAATTCAATGATTGCCAAGGGTGTAAGGTTCAATGCTGAGAAAAAGCAAGTGGGAAACTATTATTCAACAAAG ATATGGAGCTTTACCATGAAATCAGCATGCTGTAGGCATGAAATAGTCATTCAGACAGATCCAAAAAACTGTGAATATGTCATCATTGGTGGGGCCCAGCGCAAGACTGAGGACTTTGACATTGAGGATGCAGAGACATTtgctcttccagcagatgaag AAAGAGGCAAGCTTGCAGATCCCTTCTACCGTCTTGAGCATCAGGAAGAAGATCtgcggaagaagaaagaagctgAGCCATTGCTAGTCTGCCTTCAGAGAGTCTCAGACAGCAAGCACTCTGATGACTATAACCTTAACAGAGCTCTCCGTGCTCGTCTCAGA AGTCAGAAGAGAAAGGTTGCTGAAGAGGAGGAACATGCAAGAGAGCTTGGCCTTGGAATACGACTTCTTCCCCCATCCAAAGAAGATGCAGCAGATGCAGCTGCTGTAAAATTCTCTTCAAAGTTTGATAGAAATAGGAGGGAAAAGCGGGCAGCAATTAAGGCTTCCTCCATTTTTCCAGAGTCATCAAGCTCTGTATCAGGAAATAAACGCGTGGGACTGGAGTTGAAAAGGAGGAGAATAAAAGCAGCTACTGCATCTGCTTTATTGTCAGGTAGGTTCAAGCCATCATCATGGCAGCTGAGCCAAAGATCTGTGAGTGGACAGAATGGAATATCAGTGGCTTCAATATGCAAATAG
- the LOC103704342 gene encoding ribonuclease 3-like protein 3: protein MGAAEEEAMGKREKREEFNVIGTAPEMGEEEVRMVEEILGYRFSNKDLVEEALTHSSFYLPYKPAKSYERLEFMGDAVLTCIVAREVFSSYPDLSPGPLTRLRAANVDTEKLARVAVEHGLHRYLRHKAPQLQAQIQDFMQAMMEHPIHSNGLVDPPKVLADIVESLLGAVFLDTNSSLETVCEIFRRLAAPLINPETLGKHPMSELYELCQKLKMDVTFLKGVWPEDPKIEVLVDGKLVGSGNGQKKEIAQNRAAKAALDRLKETLGDLDSTTLDHPD from the exons ATGGGAGCAGCAGAGGAGGAAGCGATGGGGAAGCGAGAGAAGCGAGAGGAATTCAACGTCATAGGCACAGCACCAGAGATGGGAGAGGAGGAGGTGCGTATGGTGGAGGAGATACTGGGTTATAGATTTAGTAACAAAGATCTGGTGGAGGAGGCTTTGACTCACAGCTCCTTCTATTTGCCGTACAAACCGGCGAAGTCGTATGAGAGGCTGGAGTTCATGGGGGACGCTGTCCTCACCTGCATCGTGGCGAGGGAGGTGTTCTCCTCGTACCCAGATCTCTCCCCCGGCCCCCTCACCCGTCTCCGCGCCGCCAACGTCGACACCGAAAAGCTCGCCCGCGTCGCCGTGGAGCATGGCCTCCATCGCTATCTCCGCCACAAGGCCCCCCAGCTCCAAGCCCAG ATTCAAGATTTTATGCAAGCCATGATGGAACATCCGATCCATTCCAACGGCCTTGTTGACCCACCTAAAGTCCTGGCGGACATTGTTGAATCCCTCCTTGGAGCCGTTTTTTTAGACACCAACAGCTCTTTGGAAACTGTTTGTGag ATATTTAGGAGGCTAGCTGCGCCACTGATCAATCCAGAGACTTTAGGAAAACACCCAATGAGCGAGCTCTATGAACTCTGCCAAAAGCTAAAGATGGATGTGACCTTCTTGAAGGGCGTGTGGCCTGAAGATCCAAAGATTGAGGTCTTGGTTGATGGCAAATTGGTCGGGAGTGGGAATGGCCAGAAGAAGGAAATTGCTCAAAATCGTGCCGCGAAGGCTGCGTTGGACAGACTCAAAGAGACCTTAGGCGACTTGGACTCAACAACGCTCGACCATCCCGACTAA
- the LOC103704409 gene encoding pentatricopeptide repeat-containing protein DOT4, chloroplastic-like, which yields MQSHLQYLTKALPLQTWNRMIRASTRNGSYLETLHLYSSMVRSGVHGDAFTFPFVAKACAKLRSTREGGKLHAHALLMGFQGNHFVQTSLMDMYSKCYNLSDARQLFDEMPRRGLVAWNSMISVYSHDFQINKSFELLNELRALGLRPTSSTCVSLVSGCACPVAAIMCGLSVHCYGIKVGFHSDLRFSNSILSMYVWFGHVDDARSLFDSMEEKSIVTWTAMAGGFVRVGDSMKVFDLFNKMRSADINPDSAAFINLIYAGILTGKSSIARAIHSVLINNGFDQKLDIAPLLVTLYSKCGELTSARNVFDSMRGKDVFLWTSMISGYVQGGHSSEALVLFENLLSSNTKPNKVTIATVLSACADSGSLSFGEKIEEYVMENGFQSDLRVQTALIYMYCKCGKIERAKDIFDGVSAKDITMWSTMIKGYACHGKGREALTLFEEMQRKEAIKPDAILFTDVLLACSHSGLVEEGLQCFISMQKDYGVEPNIEHYLCIVDLLARAGHFSSAFRFINSVPIQARNQVLAPLLSACRTHHDNQFGELVSEQLFKLEPQNTGNYVLMSNVYASSGKWKEVIGLRNLINRRGLIKEPGWSRIELNS from the coding sequence ATGCAATCCCATCTCCAATACCTTACCAAAGCCCTTCCTTTACAAACCTGGAACCGCATGATTCGGGCCTCCACGCGAAATGGATCGTACCTGGAAACTCTCCATCTCTACTCCTCCATGGTGAGATCCGGCGTTCATGGCGATGCCTTCACCTTCCCCTTCGTCGCAAAAGCCTGCGCGAAGCTGCGCTCCACAAGAGAGGGCGGGAAGCTCCACGCCCATGCTCTTTTGATGGGCTTCCAGGGGAATCACTTCGTACAGACCTCACTAATGGATATGTACTCTAAATGCTATAATCTATCCGACGCACGCCAATTGTTTGATGAAATGCCCCGCAGAGGCTTGGTCGCCTGGAATTCCATGATCTCCGTCTACAGTCATGACTTTCAAATTAACAAGTCGTTTGAACTCTTGAACGAGCTGCGTGCGCTTGGTCTCAGGCCCACCTCTAGTACTTGTGTAAGCCTTGTATCGGGTTGTGCATGCCCTGTTGCAGCCATAATGTGTGGTCTTTCGGTCCACTGTTATGGGATTAAAGTTGGGTTTCATTCAGATTTACGGTTTTCTAATTCAATTTTGAGTATGTATGTCTGGTTTGGCCATGTTGATGATGCCCGTTCCTTGTTTGATTCTATGGAGGAAAAATCCATAGTCACTTGGACCGCAATGGCCGGTGGCTTTGTGAGGGTTGGAGATAGTATGAAGGTGTTTGATCTCTTCAACAAAATGCGTAGTGCAGATATCAATCCAGACTCTGCTGCATTCATTAATCTTATCTATGCTGGCATCCTTACGGGGAAATCATCGATAGCCCGTGCAATCCATTCTGTATTGATTAATAATGGATTTGATCAAAAGTTAGACATTGCCCCTTTATTAGTTACCTTATATTCAAAATGTGGAGAATTAACATCAGCTCGAAATGTTTTTGATTCTATGCGGGGTAAGGATGTCTTTTTGTGGACTTCCATGATCAGTGGGTATGTTCAAGGTGGGCATTCAAGTGAAGCATTGGTGCTATTTGAGAACTTGTTAAGTTCAAATACTAAACCAAACAAAGTTACCATTGCCACAGTACTTTCAGCTTGTGCTGATTCTGGATCACTTAGTTTTGGGGAAAAGATTGAAGAGTATGTAATGGAGAATGGGTTTCAATCAGATTTGCGAGTTCAGACTGCATTGATTTACATGTATTGCAAgtgtggaaaaatagaaagagcgAAAGATATTTTTGATGGGGTTTCTGCAAAGGATATTACTATGTGGAGCACCATGATAAAAGGTTATGCCTGCCACGGGAAAGGAAGAGAAGCTCTCACCCTCTTTGAGGAGATGCAAAGGAAAGAAGCTATTAAGCCGGATGCCATTCTTTTTACCGACGTCCTATTGGCATGTAGCCATTCTGGGTTAGTAGAGGAAGGATTGCAATGTTTCATTAGCATGCAGAAGGATTATGGTGTTGAGCCTAACATAGAGCATTATTTGTGCATAGTGGATCTTCTTGCTAGAGCAGGTCATTTCAGTTCTGCCTTTAGATTTATTAATAGTGTGCCCATTCAAGCAAGGAATCAGGTGTTGGCTCCCTTACTTAGTGCCTGCAGAACTCATCATGACAATCAGTTTGGAGAGTTGGTATCAGAACAACTGTTTAAACTGGAGCCTCAGAACACTGGCAATTATGTATTAATGTCTAATGTTTATGCTTCTTCAGGGAAGTGGAAGGAGGTTATAGGGCTTagaaatttaataaacaggAGAGGATTGATCAAGGAACCTGGATGGAGTAGGATTGAGTTAAATAGCTGA